From Verrucomicrobiia bacterium, the proteins below share one genomic window:
- a CDS encoding type II toxin-antitoxin system HicB family antitoxin — MSRYLVIVEETTTGSSAYSPDLPGCIATGQTREEVETEMHDAIEFHIEGLRLAGCPVPEPRSSAAYCEVATPLVSQGH; from the coding sequence ATGAGCCGTTATCTCGTCATCGTTGAAGAGACAACCACCGGATCTTCCGCCTATTCCCCGGATCTCCCGGGCTGCATCGCGACCGGACAAACGAGGGAGGAGGTGGAGACCGAGATGCACGATGCGATCGAGTTTCACATTGAAGGCCTACGCCTGGCGGGTTGCCCGGTTCCTGAGCCGCGATCGAGCGCAGCCTATTGCGAGGTTGCAACGCCTTTGGTGTCGCAGGGGCATTGA